In Rattus norvegicus strain BN/NHsdMcwi chromosome 3, GRCr8, whole genome shotgun sequence, a genomic segment contains:
- the Or9g19 gene encoding olfactory receptor Olr456, with amino-acid sequence MDHNNTVSEFIMLGFTTDPVMQKVLFAVFLIVYTLTLIGNCSLIMLICNDSRLHTPMYFFIGNLSFLDLGLSSVYTPKILATCISEDKSISFAGCVTQFFFSAALDYTECYLLAAMAYDRYVAISKPLLYSQAMSLKLCVFFVAASYLGGFINSVIITKDTFALTFCSDNVIDDFFCDIPPLVKLACGKKDSFQSVLFFLLTSNVIIPIVFILATYLFIIATILRIRSTQGRLKAFSTCSSHLISVTLYYGSILYIYARPRSSYSLDRDKIVSTFYTVVFPMLNPLIYSLRNKDVKEALNKLLK; translated from the coding sequence ATGGATCATAATAACACTGTTAGTGAGTTCATCATGCTGGGATTCACAACAGATCCTGTGATGCAGAAGGTCCTGTTTGCAGTGTTTCTTATTGTGTACACATTGACTTTGATAGGAAATTGTTCCCTCATTATGTTAATCTGCAATGACTCTAGgctccacacacccatgtattTCTTCATCGGAAACCTATCATTCCTGGACCTTGGATTGTCTTCTGTCTACACACCTAAGATCCTAGCAACCTGCATCTCTGAAGACAAGAGCATCTCCTTCGCTGGTTGCGTGACTCAGTTCTTCTTCTCAGCTGCACTGGACTATACCGAGTGTTACCTTTTGGCTGCCATGgcttatgaccgctatgtggctatCTCAAAGCCACTGCTTTATTCACAAGCCATGTCTTTAAagctgtgtgtgttttttgtggcAGCCTCATATCTGGGTGGTTTCATTAACTCTGTGATCATCACCAAAGACACATTTGCCTTGACTTTCTGCAGTGACAATGTGATTGATGACTTTTTCTGTGATATCCCACCTCTGGTGAAGCTCGCCTGTGGCAAGAAGGACAGCTTTCAGTCTGTGTTATTCTTCCTCTTGACTTCCAATGTCATCATCCCCATTGTGTTCATCCTGGCCACCTATCTCTTCATCATTGCCACTATCTTGAGGATCCGCTCCACTCAGGGCCGCCTCAAGGCTTTCTCCACCTGTTCCTCCCACCTTATTTCTGTGACCTTGTACTATGGCTCCATCCTCTACATCTATGCTCGGCCCAGGTCCAGCTACTCTTTAGATAGAGACAAAATTGTTTCAACCTTTTACACAGTGGTTTTCCCCATGCTGAATCCCCTGATCTATAGTCTCAGGAATAAGGATGTGAAAGAGGCCCTGAATAAACTCCTCAAGTAA